One Candidatus Hydrogenedentota bacterium DNA segment encodes these proteins:
- a CDS encoding FMN-binding protein, with protein MAEMVQQALPAAGSPAGNPRKMVAVLSGVAALSGLLIVGVFQFTLPFIDANREAMIERAIFTVVPGGASKQVYGYTGNGIEPNPAAAAFGDRFYAVYDESGALKGVALETSAQGYQDVIRILYGYDPDRQIVTGITVLESKETPGLGDKIGKDPAFLANFEALDAAADPATNLLHNTIVAVKSGQKEDPWEIDGIAGATISSVAIANMLDLGLRRDLPRLRPHIDELRKAPA; from the coding sequence ATGGCTGAGATGGTTCAACAGGCGCTCCCCGCCGCCGGCTCACCCGCCGGCAACCCGCGAAAGATGGTGGCCGTACTTTCGGGCGTGGCCGCGCTCTCCGGCCTGCTCATCGTGGGCGTCTTCCAGTTCACGCTGCCGTTCATCGACGCCAACCGCGAAGCCATGATCGAGCGCGCCATCTTCACCGTCGTCCCCGGCGGAGCCAGCAAGCAGGTCTACGGCTACACCGGCAACGGTATCGAGCCCAACCCCGCCGCCGCCGCGTTCGGCGATCGCTTCTACGCCGTCTACGACGAGTCGGGAGCCCTCAAGGGCGTCGCGCTGGAAACCTCCGCCCAGGGATACCAGGACGTCATTCGCATTCTCTATGGCTACGACCCCGACCGCCAGATCGTCACCGGCATTACCGTCCTCGAAAGCAAGGAAACACCCGGGCTGGGCGACAAGATCGGTAAGGACCCCGCCTTCCTCGCCAACTTCGAGGCGCTCGACGCCGCCGCCGATCCCGCCACCAACCTCCTTCACAACACCATCGTGGCGGTGAAGAGCGGCCAGAAGGAGGACCCGTGGGAAATCGACGGAATCGCGGGCGCGACCATCAGCTCCGTCGCCATCGCCAACATGCTCGATCTGGGCCTGCGCCGCGATCTGCCCCGCCTCCGCCCCCACATCGATGAACTGCGAAAGGCCCCGGCATGA
- a CDS encoding RnfABCDGE type electron transport complex subunit A: MSDDSLGFIFLNACIINNFVLSAFLGICPFLGVSSKFETASRMGLAVMFVMLVSSACAYFINSLLVALGMEFLRLICYIAVIASSVQLVEMVLKKYSPGLFRALGIFLPLITTNCAILGLALFQTFKGYNFLQCVAYALGAGSGFTLALVIMSGLREQLSLHDVPGIARGAGLTLMVAGILSLAFMGFAGLGS, translated from the coding sequence ATGTCGGATGATTCCCTGGGCTTCATCTTCCTGAATGCCTGCATCATCAACAACTTCGTGCTCAGCGCCTTCCTGGGGATCTGTCCCTTCCTGGGCGTCTCCAGCAAGTTCGAGACCGCCAGCCGAATGGGCCTCGCCGTCATGTTCGTCATGCTCGTGAGCTCGGCCTGCGCCTATTTCATCAACAGCCTCCTCGTCGCGCTCGGCATGGAGTTCCTCCGCCTCATCTGCTACATCGCGGTCATCGCCTCCTCCGTGCAGCTCGTCGAAATGGTGCTCAAGAAATACAGTCCCGGCCTCTTCCGCGCCCTCGGCATCTTCCTGCCGCTGATCACCACCAACTGCGCCATCCTCGGCCTCGCACTCTTCCAGACCTTCAAGGGATATAACTTCCTCCAGTGCGTCGCGTATGCCCTCGGAGCCGGCAGCGGGTTCACCCTCGCCCTGGTGATCATGTCCGGCCTGCGCGAACAGCTTTCTCTCCACGACGTTCCCGGTATCGCCCGGGGAGCCGGCCTCACCCTCATGGTCGCGGGCATTCTCTCGCTCGCCTTCATGGGCTTCGCCGGACTCGGGAGCTGA
- a CDS encoding RnfABCDGE type electron transport complex subunit D, with translation MSTNAHLLELQASPHLHKAISVDRIMYHVLYALAPVCAFSVWQFGLSALALLAVCTATCLATEALFARLAQRPATISDGSAAITGVLLALTLPPGFPLWMGALGAFVSIALGKALFGGIGFNVFNPALIGRAFLQASFPVAITTWTPSFAPGRFTEFVPSSLALPFCKPPAIGEWLAGAADGFSGATPLAIQKFEHVQTDIGQLALGMTAGSAGETCSILLLAAGAYLIARGIMDWRIPAAMLGSAFLVSGIFYLADSAANPSPVFMLFSGGLMLGAIFMATDMVGSPVTPLGVWIYGALIGSITIVIRVEGGLPEGVMYAILLGNATTPLIDQWTQPRIFGERKEKHG, from the coding sequence ATGAGCACCAATGCCCACCTGCTCGAACTTCAGGCCTCGCCCCACCTCCACAAGGCCATCAGCGTTGACCGGATCATGTATCACGTGCTCTACGCGCTCGCGCCCGTATGCGCCTTCAGCGTCTGGCAGTTCGGGCTCAGCGCACTGGCCCTGCTCGCCGTCTGCACGGCCACCTGCCTGGCCACGGAGGCCCTCTTCGCGCGCCTGGCGCAGCGCCCCGCAACCATCTCCGATGGAAGCGCCGCCATCACCGGCGTCCTCCTCGCGCTGACCCTGCCCCCGGGCTTCCCGCTCTGGATGGGCGCGCTGGGCGCCTTCGTCAGCATCGCCCTGGGCAAGGCCCTCTTCGGCGGGATCGGGTTCAATGTCTTCAATCCCGCGCTCATCGGGCGCGCATTCCTCCAGGCCTCGTTCCCCGTCGCCATTACCACCTGGACCCCCTCCTTCGCGCCCGGGCGCTTCACCGAATTCGTGCCGTCGTCGCTCGCGCTGCCCTTCTGCAAGCCCCCCGCCATCGGGGAGTGGCTCGCCGGCGCCGCCGACGGCTTCAGCGGCGCAACGCCCCTGGCCATCCAGAAATTCGAGCACGTCCAGACCGATATCGGCCAGCTCGCCCTCGGCATGACCGCCGGCTCCGCGGGCGAAACCTGCTCCATACTCCTGCTCGCCGCCGGCGCCTACCTCATCGCGCGCGGCATCATGGACTGGCGCATCCCCGCCGCCATGCTGGGATCCGCCTTTCTCGTCAGCGGCATTTTCTACCTGGCCGATTCCGCCGCCAACCCGAGCCCCGTCTTCATGCTCTTCTCCGGCGGGCTGATGCTCGGCGCGATCTTCATGGCCACCGACATGGTCGGCTCTCCGGTGACGCCCCTGGGGGTCTGGATCTACGGCGCCCTCATCGGATCCATCACCATCGTGATCCGCGTCGAGGGCGGCCTCCCCGAGGGCGTGATGTACGCCATCCTGCTCGGCAACGCCACGACCCCCCTCATCGACCAGTGGACCCAGCCGCGCATCTTTGGCGAGCGAAAGGAAAAGCATGGCTGA
- a CDS encoding electron transport complex subunit E: MSENNSMDIFVKGVWRENPVFVMLLGMCPVLAVTNSVVNALAMGLATTFVLLMSSTLISLLRKAIPKQVRIATYIVIIATFVTVVDYAIQAVSLEIYLALGAFIQLIVVNCMILGRQEAFASKNTPIKAILDALGMGVGFTFALLCLGAVRELLGNGSLLGIDLFGPKFEPWAVMILPPGGFFVLGAWLLLFAWLKDRAAARNAGKESGHVG, from the coding sequence ATGAGCGAAAACAATTCCATGGACATCTTCGTCAAGGGCGTCTGGCGCGAAAACCCGGTCTTCGTCATGCTGCTGGGCATGTGCCCCGTGCTCGCCGTCACCAACTCCGTCGTTAACGCCCTCGCGATGGGGTTGGCGACAACCTTCGTGCTCCTGATGTCCAGCACGCTTATCTCGCTGCTCCGCAAGGCCATTCCGAAGCAGGTCCGCATCGCCACCTACATCGTGATCATCGCCACCTTCGTCACCGTCGTCGATTACGCGATTCAGGCGGTCAGCCTCGAGATCTACCTCGCGCTCGGCGCATTTATCCAGCTCATTGTCGTCAACTGCATGATCCTGGGCCGCCAGGAGGCCTTCGCGTCCAAAAACACCCCCATCAAGGCCATCCTGGACGCCCTCGGCATGGGCGTCGGATTCACCTTCGCGCTGCTGTGCCTCGGAGCCGTGCGCGAGCTCCTCGGAAACGGTTCACTCCTCGGCATCGACCTCTTCGGCCCAAAATTCGAGCCATGGGCCGTTATGATTCTGCCACCGGGCGGCTTCTTCGTGCTCGGCGCATGGCTGCTGCTGTTCGCCTGGCTGAAGGATCGCGCCGCCGCCCGCAACGCTGGAAAGGAGTCGGGCCATGTCGGATGA
- a CDS encoding Gfo/Idh/MocA family oxidoreductase, whose product MFADRQQHVAAGARASMNVAIIGCSGMGRIHAQMAANCGLNIAICADKSKKAASELAAKYGAKAMTDGLKAASAAGIDCVLIATPTPSHLMFLEAAAQAGKHIFCEKPLCRTVADCKKAIAAAKKGKVKLFVGHVVRYFHEFEGMKAQIEAGKVGEPGYVKISRGGIFPGGPGSWFADYAASGGVTFDCAIHDMDWVRYVFGEPERIFCQALLKTKPLLADYSQSNIRLKNGMIATILGTWAHPSGFRVKAEICGDGGMIQYDSNEAPLSSLFRDTGDGPSMIVPGSPVAESPYQREWEDFIAWVQDGRAPRVTPEDALIAVKMAESALKSAATGQAVKL is encoded by the coding sequence ATGTTTGCCGATAGACAACAACACGTCGCTGCCGGTGCGCGCGCGTCCATGAACGTGGCGATCATCGGGTGCAGCGGGATGGGACGCATCCACGCGCAGATGGCTGCGAACTGCGGACTGAACATTGCGATCTGCGCGGATAAATCGAAGAAGGCCGCTTCGGAACTGGCGGCGAAGTATGGCGCGAAGGCGATGACGGATGGCCTGAAGGCAGCGTCGGCGGCGGGCATTGACTGCGTGCTGATCGCGACGCCGACGCCGTCGCACCTGATGTTTTTGGAGGCGGCGGCGCAGGCGGGGAAACACATCTTCTGCGAGAAGCCGCTTTGCCGTACGGTGGCGGATTGCAAGAAGGCGATCGCGGCGGCGAAGAAGGGGAAGGTGAAGCTGTTTGTGGGGCATGTGGTGCGGTATTTTCACGAATTCGAGGGGATGAAGGCGCAGATCGAGGCGGGGAAGGTGGGCGAGCCGGGGTATGTGAAGATCTCCCGGGGCGGCATTTTTCCGGGCGGCCCGGGCAGCTGGTTTGCGGATTACGCGGCGAGCGGCGGCGTGACGTTTGACTGCGCGATCCACGACATGGACTGGGTGCGCTATGTGTTTGGCGAGCCGGAGCGGATTTTCTGCCAGGCGCTGCTGAAGACGAAGCCGCTGCTGGCCGACTATTCGCAGAGCAATATCCGGCTGAAGAACGGGATGATCGCGACGATCCTGGGGACGTGGGCGCACCCGAGCGGGTTCCGTGTAAAGGCGGAGATCTGCGGGGATGGCGGGATGATCCAGTACGACAGTAACGAGGCGCCGCTGTCGAGCCTGTTCCGCGACACGGGAGACGGGCCGAGCATGATCGTGCCGGGCAGCCCGGTGGCGGAGAGCCCGTACCAGCGGGAGTGGGAAGACTTCATCGCGTGGGTGCAGGATGGCCGCGCACCGCGCGTGACGCCGGAGGACGCGCTGATAGCGGTGAAGATGGCGGAGTCGGCGCTGAAGTCCGCGGCGACGGGCCAGGCGGTCAAGCTTTAG
- a CDS encoding Gfo/Idh/MocA family oxidoreductase produces the protein MAKIGIMSFAHMHAQSYAACLNALPQAELAGIWDDDAKRGKEMAKAYGTRFTPNLDAFLAGDMDGVIICSENAKHRAMVEAAAKAGKWILCEKPLATTVADAKAMIAACKKAGVGLGTAFPCRFAPTLIEARNQVRSGAFGEILAIAATNHGQCPFGWFVDEKLAGGGATMDHTVHVADYLRWMLGREFTKVYCEKGNLLHKKDFKTDDLGMLNLEMEGGIQVSHIASWSRAKSFPTWGDVTLEIIGTKGVLNVDAFNQKVNVYNDSTMRTEWAPYGDNPDLGLVGDFVNAVDERIAPSVTGEDGLRATEVTVAAYKSAKSGKMERI, from the coding sequence ATGGCTAAGATTGGAATCATGAGTTTTGCCCACATGCACGCGCAGAGCTATGCGGCATGTCTGAACGCGCTGCCGCAGGCGGAGCTGGCGGGCATCTGGGACGATGACGCGAAGCGCGGCAAGGAAATGGCGAAGGCGTATGGAACACGTTTTACGCCGAACCTGGACGCGTTCCTCGCTGGCGATATGGACGGTGTCATCATTTGCTCGGAGAACGCCAAGCACCGGGCGATGGTGGAGGCGGCGGCGAAGGCGGGCAAGTGGATTCTCTGCGAGAAGCCGCTGGCTACGACGGTGGCGGACGCGAAGGCGATGATCGCGGCGTGCAAGAAGGCCGGGGTGGGCCTGGGCACGGCGTTTCCGTGCCGCTTCGCGCCGACGCTGATCGAGGCGCGCAATCAGGTGCGGTCCGGGGCCTTCGGGGAGATTCTGGCGATCGCGGCGACGAACCACGGGCAGTGTCCTTTTGGCTGGTTTGTGGATGAGAAACTGGCGGGCGGGGGCGCGACGATGGACCATACGGTGCACGTGGCGGACTACCTTCGCTGGATGCTGGGCCGGGAGTTCACGAAGGTGTATTGCGAGAAGGGGAACCTGCTGCACAAGAAGGACTTCAAGACGGACGACCTGGGCATGCTCAATCTGGAGATGGAGGGGGGGATCCAGGTATCGCATATTGCGAGCTGGAGCCGTGCGAAGAGCTTCCCCACGTGGGGCGACGTGACCCTGGAGATCATCGGCACGAAGGGTGTGTTGAATGTCGACGCGTTCAATCAGAAGGTCAACGTGTATAACGACAGCACGATGCGGACGGAGTGGGCGCCTTACGGGGACAACCCGGATCTGGGTCTGGTGGGCGATTTCGTGAACGCGGTGGACGAGCGGATCGCGCCGAGTGTGACGGGAGAAGACGGCCTGCGCGCGACGGAGGTGACGGTGGCGGCGTACAAGTCGGCGAAATCGGGCAAGATGGAGCGGATCTGA
- a CDS encoding oxidoreductase, which translates to MKLSYYDISHPHTAVVKHSHRITPEDFPVEVRHITLHIPSGGLSFVEGQSIGVLISGQHQFGNPHHLRLYSIASSRLGEDGHGSDIAICVRRCFYIDEVNGEEYPGIASNFLCNRREGDEVTITGPYGNHFTMPESRDANLLMVGVGTGIAPFRAFVKRIFHEKEYWKGKVRLFYGANHGLELLYMNDLVNDFDLYYDEESFKAFEAVSPRPHVQAPVTWEAHMNDNGEEVWNMLQEPNTYVYVAGLENALDAFNRTMTRVADSEAAWQTVQEGLKQDGRWAELIY; encoded by the coding sequence ATGAAACTCTCGTACTACGACATCAGCCACCCGCACACCGCGGTGGTAAAGCACTCCCACCGGATTACCCCCGAGGATTTCCCGGTGGAAGTGCGCCATATCACCCTGCACATCCCCAGCGGCGGCCTTTCCTTCGTTGAAGGGCAAAGCATCGGCGTGCTCATCTCCGGACAGCACCAGTTCGGGAACCCGCACCACCTGCGCCTGTACTCCATCGCCAGCTCGCGCCTCGGCGAGGACGGCCACGGCTCGGACATCGCCATTTGCGTCCGCCGCTGCTTCTACATCGACGAGGTCAACGGCGAAGAATACCCGGGCATCGCCTCTAACTTCCTGTGCAACCGCCGCGAGGGCGACGAGGTCACCATCACCGGCCCCTACGGAAACCACTTCACCATGCCCGAATCGCGCGACGCGAACCTCCTCATGGTCGGCGTCGGCACCGGCATCGCGCCCTTCCGCGCCTTCGTCAAGCGCATCTTCCACGAGAAGGAGTACTGGAAAGGCAAGGTCCGCCTCTTCTACGGCGCCAACCACGGCCTCGAACTCCTCTACATGAACGACCTCGTCAACGACTTCGACCTCTACTACGACGAAGAGAGCTTCAAGGCCTTCGAGGCCGTCAGCCCCCGGCCCCACGTCCAGGCCCCCGTCACCTGGGAGGCCCACATGAACGACAACGGGGAAGAGGTCTGGAACATGCTCCAGGAACCCAACACCTACGTCTACGTCGCCGGCCTCGAAAACGCGCTGGACGCCTTCAACAGGACCATGACCCGCGTCGCCGACTCCGAAGCGGCCTGGCAGACCGTCCAGGAAGGCCTCAAGCAAGACGGGCGCTGGGCGGAACTGATCTACTGA
- the rsxC gene encoding electron transport complex subunit RsxC yields the protein MLTLLNGWRKTFSHGLHPPEHKQLTADKPIVRLPFPGVVYVPLSQHTGAPAEALVQPGQEVVRGEPIAKAAGFVSVPMHAPVTGRVRAIQGIPTPRGQLVPSIVIDVYPSSDQSVLYGAPRDIDQMTPDDLVAAVQDAGVVGLGGAAFPTHVKLKLPEGKSVDTIIVNGCECEPYLTTDHRLMVEQPEAVLYGLAVIRKALAAERAIIGIEANKPDAARALAEHIKPEDRVEVCVVETKYPQGAEKMLIKSLLNREVPAGGLPADVGAAVFNVATLAQIGELVPARQGLIERIITVTGEGIEKPGNYLVALGTPIRHILDCVGLKYGKARVIFGGPMMGSAIVSWDTPVTKGVSGILVLPREEEDAVAAARPCIKCGACVRACPIHLNPCFLGQLARVREYDRMAADFHLMDCFECGCCTYVCPANIPLVQQFRVSKQIVRERKAAT from the coding sequence ATGCTGACGCTCCTAAACGGTTGGCGTAAGACCTTCTCGCACGGCCTGCATCCGCCCGAACACAAACAGCTAACCGCCGACAAGCCCATCGTGCGCCTCCCCTTCCCCGGCGTCGTCTACGTGCCGCTCTCGCAACACACCGGCGCGCCCGCCGAAGCCTTGGTGCAGCCCGGCCAGGAGGTCGTGCGCGGTGAGCCCATCGCAAAGGCCGCGGGCTTCGTATCCGTGCCCATGCACGCCCCCGTCACCGGACGCGTGCGCGCTATTCAGGGCATCCCGACCCCGCGCGGCCAGCTCGTGCCGTCCATCGTGATAGACGTCTACCCCAGCTCCGACCAGTCCGTACTCTATGGCGCGCCACGCGACATCGACCAGATGACGCCCGACGACCTCGTCGCCGCCGTTCAGGACGCCGGCGTGGTGGGCCTGGGCGGGGCCGCCTTCCCGACGCACGTCAAACTCAAACTGCCCGAAGGCAAATCCGTCGACACGATTATCGTCAACGGCTGCGAGTGCGAGCCTTACCTCACCACCGACCACCGCCTCATGGTGGAGCAGCCCGAGGCCGTGCTCTATGGCCTGGCGGTCATCCGCAAGGCCCTCGCGGCCGAACGCGCCATTATCGGCATCGAAGCGAACAAGCCCGACGCCGCGCGCGCCCTCGCCGAGCACATCAAGCCCGAGGACCGCGTGGAAGTGTGCGTCGTGGAGACCAAGTATCCCCAGGGCGCCGAAAAAATGCTCATCAAATCCCTCCTCAACCGCGAAGTGCCGGCCGGCGGGCTGCCCGCCGATGTCGGGGCCGCGGTCTTCAACGTGGCGACGCTCGCCCAGATTGGCGAACTTGTCCCCGCGAGGCAGGGCCTCATTGAACGCATCATAACCGTGACAGGCGAAGGCATCGAGAAACCAGGCAACTATCTCGTCGCATTGGGAACCCCGATTCGCCACATTCTCGATTGCGTCGGCCTGAAGTACGGAAAAGCCCGGGTGATCTTCGGCGGTCCCATGATGGGCTCGGCCATTGTGTCGTGGGACACGCCGGTCACCAAGGGCGTCTCCGGCATTCTCGTCCTCCCACGGGAGGAGGAGGACGCCGTTGCCGCCGCGCGCCCCTGCATCAAGTGCGGGGCCTGCGTGCGGGCCTGCCCGATCCACCTCAACCCCTGCTTTCTCGGGCAGCTGGCGCGCGTTCGGGAATACGATCGCATGGCGGCGGATTTTCACCTCATGGACTGCTTCGAGTGCGGCTGCTGCACCTATGTCTGCCCGGCGAACATCCCGCTCGTGCAGCAGTTCCGCGTGAGCAAGCAGATCGTGCGCGAACGAAAGGCGGCCACATGA